From one Rhizobium sp. CIAT894 genomic stretch:
- the trxB gene encoding thioredoxin-disulfide reductase → MPARHTKVLIIGSGPAGYTAAVYAARAMLKPVLIAGLEQGGQLMITTDVENYPGFADPIQGPWLMEQMLQQAKHVGAEIVNDLVTEVDMNQRPFVARTDSGQVWTADTLIIATGAKAKWLGIESEQHFQGFGVSACATCDGFFYRNKDVIVVGGGNSAVEEALYLSNIAKSVTLVHRRDSFRAEKILQERLFSKENVKVLWNSEVAEITGTPAKPPMPPSVSGARLRDVRTGAITEVPVDGVFVAIGHAPATELFKDKLKLKDNGYLWTAPDSTATSLEGVYAAGDVTDDTFRQAITAAGLGCMAALEAERYLTSHVPVAVAAE, encoded by the coding sequence ATGCCCGCCCGCCACACCAAGGTGCTCATCATCGGTTCCGGACCCGCCGGCTACACGGCCGCAGTCTATGCCGCGCGCGCCATGCTGAAGCCGGTTCTGATCGCCGGTCTCGAACAGGGCGGCCAGCTGATGATCACCACCGACGTCGAGAACTATCCGGGCTTTGCCGATCCGATCCAGGGCCCCTGGCTGATGGAGCAGATGCTGCAGCAGGCAAAACATGTCGGCGCCGAGATCGTCAACGACCTCGTGACCGAAGTCGACATGAACCAGCGTCCCTTCGTCGCCCGCACCGATAGCGGTCAGGTCTGGACCGCCGATACGCTGATCATCGCCACCGGCGCCAAGGCCAAGTGGCTCGGCATCGAGAGCGAACAGCATTTCCAGGGTTTTGGTGTTTCGGCTTGCGCCACCTGCGACGGTTTCTTCTATCGCAACAAGGATGTGATCGTGGTCGGCGGCGGCAACAGCGCCGTCGAGGAAGCGCTCTATCTCTCCAATATTGCGAAATCGGTCACGCTGGTGCACCGCCGCGATTCTTTCCGGGCAGAGAAGATCCTGCAGGAACGCCTGTTCTCCAAGGAGAACGTCAAGGTTCTCTGGAACAGCGAAGTCGCCGAGATCACCGGTACGCCGGCAAAGCCCCCGATGCCGCCGTCCGTTTCCGGCGCGCGCCTGCGTGACGTGCGCACCGGCGCGATCACGGAAGTGCCGGTCGACGGCGTTTTCGTTGCGATCGGCCATGCGCCGGCCACCGAGCTTTTCAAAGACAAGCTGAAGCTGAAGGACAACGGCTACCTCTGGACCGCACCGGATTCGACCGCGACCAGCCTGGAGGGGGTCTATGCCGCGGGTGACGTCACCGACGATACGTTCCGCCAGGCGATCACTGCCGCCGGCCTGGGGTGCATGGCGGCGCTTGAAGCCGAACGCTATCTGACGAGCCACGTGCCCGTCGCCGTGGCCGCGGAGTAA
- a CDS encoding LysR family transcriptional regulator VtlR translates to MPLDWDKLRIFHAAAEAGSFTHAADKLHLSQSAISRQVSALEQDVGTKLFHRHARGLILTEQGELLYRTAHDVLLKLETVKMQLTETNETPSGKLRVTTTVGLGQGWLTDKIQEFLQLYPDVQIQLILDNEEVDVNMRHADCAIRLRQPQQSDLIQRKLFTVHMHVYAAPSYINRHGEPQKIEDLDNHRIITFGEPAPSYLLDVNWLEVAGRSSDNKRIPHLQINSQTSIKRAALLGIGVACLPDYIVGRDPGLIQLAINADVPSFDTYFCYPDEIKNAAKLKAFRDFIVSKARNWNF, encoded by the coding sequence ATGCCATTGGATTGGGACAAGCTGCGTATCTTTCACGCAGCTGCCGAGGCGGGTTCGTTCACGCATGCGGCGGATAAACTGCATCTGTCCCAATCCGCCATCAGCCGCCAGGTCAGCGCGCTGGAGCAGGATGTCGGCACCAAGCTGTTTCACCGCCATGCGCGCGGCCTGATCCTGACGGAACAGGGCGAGCTGCTTTACCGCACCGCCCATGACGTGCTGCTGAAGCTCGAAACCGTGAAGATGCAGCTCACCGAGACCAATGAGACGCCGTCCGGCAAGCTGCGCGTGACGACGACGGTCGGCCTCGGCCAGGGCTGGCTGACCGACAAGATCCAGGAGTTCCTGCAGCTTTATCCCGATGTGCAGATCCAGCTGATCCTCGACAACGAGGAAGTGGATGTGAATATGCGCCATGCCGACTGCGCGATCCGCCTGCGCCAGCCGCAACAGTCCGACCTGATCCAGCGCAAGCTCTTCACCGTGCACATGCACGTCTATGCCGCCCCCTCCTACATCAACCGCCATGGCGAGCCGCAGAAGATCGAGGATCTCGACAATCACCGCATCATCACTTTCGGTGAGCCGGCGCCGAGCTACCTGCTCGACGTCAACTGGCTCGAAGTCGCCGGCCGCTCGTCCGACAACAAGCGGATCCCGCATCTGCAGATCAACAGCCAGACCTCGATCAAGCGCGCCGCCCTGCTCGGCATCGGCGTCGCCTGCCTGCCGGATTACATCGTCGGCCGCGATCCCGGACTGATTCAGCTGGCGATCAATGCCGACGTCCCCTCGTTCGACACCTATTTCTGCTATCCCGACGAGATCAAGAACGCCGCCAAGCTGAAAGCCTTCCGCGATTTCATCGTCAGCAAGGCCAGAAACTGGAACTTTTAA
- a CDS encoding metalloregulator ArsR/SmtB family transcription factor translates to MDKDEIIKALAHPTRMDILSWLKNPEQHFPSQEHPFEMGVCASQFERCGLSQSTVSAHLGTLHRAGLVTTKRLGQWIFYKRNEETIAAFLKQLTQDL, encoded by the coding sequence ATGGACAAAGATGAGATTATCAAGGCACTCGCCCATCCCACCCGGATGGACATTCTGAGCTGGCTGAAAAATCCGGAGCAACACTTCCCCTCGCAGGAACATCCTTTCGAGATGGGCGTCTGCGCCAGTCAGTTCGAGCGCTGCGGCCTGTCGCAGTCGACGGTTTCGGCTCATCTCGGCACGCTGCATCGCGCCGGTCTCGTCACCACCAAACGCTTGGGACAGTGGATCTTCTACAAGCGCAACGAAGAGACGATCGCTGCCTTCCTGAAGCAACTGACGCAGGACCTCTGA
- a CDS encoding MFS transporter, with translation MPLALLVLALSSFAIGTTEFVIMGLLPEVAADLSVTIPQAGWLVTGYALAVAIGAPVMAISTAKLKRRTALIALMAFFIAGNLLCALASDYWVLMIARIVTALCHGAFFGIGSVVAAGLVAEDRKARAVALMFTGLTLANVLGVPLGTAIGQAYGWRATFGVVTVIGIVTILGLIAILPKDRQQQNGSILREIAALGNGGLWLALSTTVFFAASMFALFTYIAPLLRDVTGVSPEGVTWTLFLIGLGLTVGNLIGGKLADWRLGVTLAGVFTAIAVTSLAFSYTSRFFIPAEITLFLWATASFAAVPALQVGVVGFGKDAPNLVSTINIGAFNTGNALGAWAGGLVINAGFDLTRVPLAAALMALIGLGATALTYLSARGRAALAPAE, from the coding sequence ATGCCCCTCGCCCTCCTCGTTCTCGCCTTGAGCTCGTTTGCGATAGGCACCACCGAATTCGTCATCATGGGTCTGTTGCCCGAAGTCGCCGCCGATCTCTCGGTGACGATCCCGCAGGCTGGCTGGCTGGTCACCGGTTATGCGCTGGCGGTCGCGATCGGCGCGCCCGTCATGGCGATTTCGACTGCGAAGCTGAAGCGCCGCACAGCCTTGATTGCGCTTATGGCCTTCTTCATCGCCGGTAACCTGCTCTGCGCCCTGGCGAGTGACTACTGGGTGCTGATGATCGCCCGCATCGTGACCGCACTCTGCCACGGCGCCTTCTTCGGCATCGGCTCGGTCGTCGCCGCCGGACTGGTGGCGGAAGACCGCAAGGCCCGCGCAGTCGCGCTGATGTTCACCGGCTTGACACTTGCCAATGTCCTCGGTGTGCCGCTCGGCACTGCGATCGGCCAGGCCTATGGCTGGCGCGCCACCTTCGGCGTCGTCACCGTCATCGGCATCGTCACCATTCTTGGACTGATCGCCATCCTGCCGAAGGACCGGCAGCAGCAAAACGGCAGCATCCTGCGCGAGATTGCAGCACTCGGAAATGGCGGCCTGTGGCTGGCGCTTTCCACCACCGTCTTCTTCGCCGCATCGATGTTCGCCCTCTTCACCTATATTGCACCGCTCCTGCGTGACGTCACAGGCGTTTCGCCTGAGGGCGTCACCTGGACGCTGTTCCTGATCGGCCTCGGGCTGACCGTCGGCAATCTCATCGGCGGCAAGCTTGCCGATTGGCGCCTCGGCGTCACGCTTGCCGGCGTCTTCACCGCGATCGCCGTCACCTCGCTTGCCTTCAGTTATACGAGCCGCTTCTTCATCCCGGCTGAGATCACCCTCTTCCTCTGGGCGACCGCAAGCTTTGCCGCCGTGCCGGCGCTCCAGGTCGGCGTCGTCGGCTTCGGCAAGGATGCGCCGAACCTCGTTTCGACGATCAACATCGGCGCCTTCAACACCGGCAATGCGCTCGGCGCCTGGGCGGGCGGCCTGGTCATCAACGCCGGCTTCGATCTCACCCGCGTTCCGCTCGCCGCAGCCCTGATGGCCCTGATCGGCCTGGGTGCGACGGCGCTCACCTATCTCTCCGCCAGGGGCCGGGCAGCCCTCGCCCCCGCCGAGTGA